From a single Dendropsophus ebraccatus isolate aDenEbr1 chromosome 8, aDenEbr1.pat, whole genome shotgun sequence genomic region:
- the LOC138799072 gene encoding trypsin-like — protein MKLLLVAVILGVAAAFDDDDKIVGGYTCSQNSIPYQASLNSGYHFCGGTLVNSQWVISAAHCYKSSIQVRLGEHNIYSTEGTEQFINSAKVIRHGSYSSRTLDNDIMLIKLSTPATLNSYVQPVGLPTGCSAAGTSCLISGWGNTLSSGTNMPDNLQCLNAPILTTAQCTSAYPGEITDNMICVGYLEGGKDSCQGDSGGPVVCNGQLQGVVSWGYGCALRNYPGVYTKVCNYNNWISSTVAAN, from the exons ATGAAGCTTCTTTTGGTAGCAGTCATCCTCGGAGTAGCAG CCGCTTTCGATGACGATGATAAAATCGTCGGAGGGTACACCTGCTCCCAAAACTCCATCCCCTACCAGGCATCTCTGAACTCTGGCTACCATTTCTGCGGTGGAACCCTGGTCAACAGCCAATGGGTGATCTCCGCTGCTCACTGCTACAAGTC GAGCATTCAAGTCCGTCTTGGAGAGCATAACATTTATAGCACTGAAGGTACCGAACAGTTCATCAACTCAGCCAAGGTCATCCGCCATGGAAGCTACAGCTCCAGAACCCTAGACAATGACATCATGTTGATCAAGTTGTCCACTCCCGCCACCCTCAACTCCTACGTCCAGCCTGTTGGTCTGCCCACAGGTTGTTCTGCTGCCGGCACCAGCTGTCTGATCTCTGGATGGGGCAACACCCTCAGCAGTGGAA CAAACATGCCTGACAACCTCCAGTGCCTGAACGCCCCCATCCTGACCACTGCCCAATGTACCAGTGCCTACCCTGGAGAGATCACCGACAACATGATCTGTGTTGGATACCTGGAGGGAGGCAAGGATTCCTGCCAG GGTGACTCTGGTGGACCCGTGGTCTGCAATGGACAGCTCCAGGGTGTTGTCTCTTGGGGATATGGCTGTGCCCTCAGGAACTATCCTGGTGTCTACACCAAGGTCTGCAACTACAACAACTGGATCTCCAGCACCGTTGCTGCCAACTAG
- the LOC138799071 gene encoding trypsin-like → MWTESCHIVTMRSLVFIAVLIAGAFSKPHGGEENEKIINGFACAKNSVPYQVSLRSSGKHYCGGALIDDLWVLTSAQCYKGNLQVVLGEHDTAYTENTEQFITVSKAARHPSFNPKTLDNDIMLIKLAKRATLNGYVSRVNLPSGCVGPNSYCQVSGWGIALNNGYNPASILQCLDSPPISHRQCSRYYLGKITDNMFCAGYVGESSTCKGDEGGPLVCQGQVQGIVSWGDQCEQENYPWVYTKVCNYVSWIQDFMRNN, encoded by the exons ATGTGGACTGAGTCTTGTCATATTGTCACCATGAGAAGCCTTGTGTTCATCGCTGTCCTCATAGCCGGAG CTTTTTCTAAGCCTCATGGAGGTGAAGAAAATGAAAAGATTATTAATGGTTTTGCTTGCGCCAAGAATTCAGTTCCTTACCAGGTGTCCCTGCGCTCCTCTGGGAAACACTATTGTGGAGGGGCTCTCATAGACGATCTGTGGGTTCTGACCTCTGCCCAGTGTTATAAAGG AAACCTTCAGGTCGTTCTGGGAGAACATGACACAGCTTacactgaaaacactgagcagttCATCACTGTCTCCAAGGCGGCCCGGCACCCATCTTTTAATCCAAAAACCCTGGATAATGATATCATGTTGATCAAATTGGCCAAAAGAGCCACTTTAAATGGATATGTCTCAAGGGTGAATCTGCCCTCGGGTTGTGTAGGTCCCAATTCATACTGTCAGGTCTCTGGATGGGGAATCGCTTTAAATAATG GTTATAATCCAGCCTCAATCCTTCAGTGCTTGGATAGCCCCCCCATAAGTCACAGACAATGTTCCAGATACTACCTTGGAAAAATTACTGACAACATGTTCTGTGCAGGATATGTCGGTGAATCTTCCACTTGTAAG GGTGATGAAGGTGGACCTCTCGTGTGCCAAGGACAAGTGCAAGGAATCGTGTCCTGGGGAGATCAATGTGAACAGGAAAACTATCCCTGGGTCTACACCAAGGTTTGCAATTATGTCTCCTGGATTCAAGACTTCATGAGAAATAATTAG